The Gammaproteobacteria bacterium region AATTTTGCAGACCTTTTTCTGAGAGATGTTGAGCGACTAATTACGTTACCAATGCGACCATTATGCCCAGCCAATTTATTCTGAGTCTCTTCCTGTTTTTGTCTTCTGCGATGGCCACCGATTTTTCAGTGGTGGATCTGGATGGTCACTCTCAGTCTTTAGCTGCTTATCGGGGTAAATGGGTAGTGGTCAATTTTTGGGCCACTTGGTGCCCGTCTTGTTGCGGAGAAATCCCCGACCTCAATACATTCCATCGCAACCATCATACCCAGGATGCGGTAGTACTGGGCCTCGCTTTTGATGACGATACGAGTGATGCAGAACTTAGGAATTTCGTTCGCATCCACTCTATGGTCTACCCGATAGCACGCGCCACGACTACGGTGGCACACGCCTTAGGTGCAGTAACGGGGCTACCTACCACCTACCTGGTTGATCCTACGGGGAAAGTAGTCGCCCGCCAATTGGGTCCTATCGCCCAAACCGACATTGAGGATTTTATTCGCCTCCACCCTGTAGCCCATCAGAAATAGCGATTGGAATACCGTTCTATCGCTACCTGCCTCTCTCAACCACAAGAAAGCCCCCGCTCCACATGCTTCTATGCAGAGCGAAGGGCTTTTTTATGGAATTAATTGCTACCAATAACAGTAATCGCTTACGGTGGCACCACCACTCCGGTGATATTGAATCCGGCATCCACGTAGGTAATCTCGCCGGTGATGCCCGAGGCTAAATCGGAGCATAAAAAGGCTGCAACGTTGCCTACTTCCTCAATAGTCACGTTACGTCGTAACGGGGCATTTCTCTCGGCATAGTCCAATAGCTTGCGGAAGTCGGAGATACCAGAGGCGGCGAGAGTTTTAATGGGGCCTGCGGAGATGGCATTGACACGAATTCCCTGGACACCCAGGCCATCGGCCATATAGCGCACCTCCGCTTCAAGGGCTGCCTTGGCCAATCCCATAACGTTGTAATAGGGAATTGCCCGAATTGCCCCTAGGTAACTCATTGCCAACATGGCCCCCGCGCGCCCCTTCATGAGGGGAAGCACAGCTTTGGCCAACGCGGCAAAGCTATAGACGCTGATCTCGTGGGCAATACTAAATCCTGAGCGAGATACATGCTCCAGATAAGTCCCTTCGAGCTGGTCTCGGGGAGAAAAGGCGATGGAATGGACCAAAATATCCAAACTATCCCAGTGCCGAGTAAGTTCTTCCGCCGCTGACTGGATCTGCTCGTCGCTGCCTACATCACAGGGAATAACGATGTTCGAGCCAAATTCTTCGGCCACTCGTTCTACCCGTTCCCTCAGTTTTTCACCTTGGTAGCTGAAGGCCAACTCCGCCCCTTCGCGATGCATGGCTTGAGCAATGCCATAAGCGATCGAGCGATTGTTCGCAACGCCAGCGATAAATGCACGTTTTCCTTTCAGAAAAGCCATATGCTGAACCTGTAATGGGGGGAGATTATCCTTGGAAGTAACCGTTTCACTTACCGGCACGAATGGAATAACACCAGCGGTATGATTAGGGTCAATCCATTTCCCGGTTAGAAAAACGGTATGAGACAAACGACGCCTCGTCGCCACTGCGGCTCCCATCTTCATCCTTGGGTGAGGAAAGGTTG contains the following coding sequences:
- a CDS encoding cytochrome c biogenesis protein CcmG, thiol:disulfide interchange protein DsbE, translated to MPSQFILSLFLFLSSAMATDFSVVDLDGHSQSLAAYRGKWVVVNFWATWCPSCCGEIPDLNTFHRNHHTQDAVVLGLAFDDDTSDAELRNFVRIHSMVYPIARATTTVAHALGAVTGLPTTYLVDPTGKVVARQLGPIAQTDIEDFIRLHPVAHQK
- the fabI gene encoding enoyl-(acyl-carrier-protein) reductase, translated to MGAAVATRRRLSHTVFLTGKWIDPNHTAGVIPFVPVSETVTSKDNLPPLQVQHMAFLKGKRAFIAGVANNRSIAYGIAQAMHREGAELAFSYQGEKLRERVERVAEEFGSNIVIPCDVGSDEQIQSAAEELTRHWDSLDILVHSIAFSPRDQLEGTYLEHVSRSGFSIAHEISVYSFAALAKAVLPLMKGRAGAMLAMSYLGAIRAIPYYNVMGLAKAALEAEVRYMADGLGVQGIRVNAISAGPIKTLAASGISDFRKLLDYAERNAPLRRNVTIEEVGNVAAFLCSDLASGITGEITYVDAGFNITGVVVPP